A single window of Maylandia zebra isolate NMK-2024a linkage group LG2, Mzebra_GT3a, whole genome shotgun sequence DNA harbors:
- the cfap100 gene encoding cilia- and flagella-associated protein 100 — MRKFLALPIDEKTTHAARVTAKLKNELVGEVEDEAEEEKKGGNEKMTNLKPIKSRTVPPKQTSGGRMKQEKVTKDNKHALISLERQKAVLELSVMTKRSEILRMDEAIAKEEKLLKHLERSIERDNVRFEEFLRENEKKSVEARTLYEQEARSTQEKNNEIRRLTAEILTIKSELASFEEILVDYKSYKDLLFKLSPPEWQEAQRPKVMSCKGTKEDQNRELKDTAIRNGLETPGRQLTSIQETRLSPAHSDSLVTDPKLDSDSSDYEDEPELYFTDPQQLLDLMTELTEQNLSLIQNSTRVEETLEQLQQSLKTTKKNHEKDEKQITMQINEMKERIEKEKARGARLERKVLLHVSLNTQDQDVLLDALSEKVAEVHRSCMDDRMTKLNTLEKLTNIEKRLSLLLQSLESIPEEKLELMKKIKDSERRTREREDKLREQREKQKERMRRYSERSLADSKKISGKKLMPRYMPVTQRVKVSNMDSIPAQDEIHEHLFGPENTD; from the exons ATGCGTAAATTCCTCGCTCTGCCAATTGATGAGAAGACAACCCACGCTGCAAGAGTGACGGCCAAGCTGAAGAATGAGCTGGTGGGAGAAGTGGAGGACGAggcggaggaggagaagaaggggGGAAATGAGAAGATGACGAATCTAAAACCAATCAAGAGTAGGACAGTTCCCCCTAAGCAAACATCTGGTGGACGAATGAAACAAG AAAAagtaacaaaagacaacaagCATGCCTTAATCTCCCTGGAACGACAGAAAGCTGTGTTGGAG TTATCCGTGATGACAAAGAGGTCTGAGATTTTGAGGATGGACGAGGCCATAGCAAAGGAAGAGAAGTTGCTGAAACACCTGGAGCGGAGCATTGAGAGAGACAATGTCAGATTTGAAGAGTTTCTCAGGGAGAATGAGAAGAAGTCTGTGGAGGCCAGAACACT GTATGAACAGGAGGCCAGGTCAACACAGGAGAAGAACAATGAAATCAGGAGGCTAACTGCTGAAATACTCACCATAAAAAG TGAACTTGCCAGCTTTGAAGAAATCCTGGTAGACTACAAGAGTTATAAGGACCTTCTATTCAAGCTGTCTCCTCCAGAGTGGCAGGAGGCCCAGAGGCCAAAGGTTATGTCTTGTAAAGGCACCAAGGAGGACCAGAACAGGGAGCTTAAAGACACTGCTATTAGGAATG GTTTGGAGACTCCAGGCAGACAGCTGACGTCCATCCAGGAGACCAGGCTGTCCCCAGCCCACAGTGACAGTCT AGTCACAGATCCTAAATTGGACAGTGACAGCTCAGATTATGAG GATGAGCCAGAGCTGTATTTCACTGATCCCCAGCAGCTGCTGGATCTGATGACAGAGCTGACGGAGCAGAACCTGTCCCTGATTCAGAACTCTACGAGGGTGGAGGAGACTCTGGAGCAGCTCCAACAGTCCTTGAAAACAACCAAGAAGAATCA TGAAAAggatgaaaaacaaattacaatgCAGATAAATGAAATGAAGGAGAGAATCGAGAAGGAGAAGGCGAGAGGAGCCAGGCTTGAGCGGAAGGTCCTTCTCCACGTGTCCCTGAATACACAGGACCAG GATGTGTTACTGGATGCTCTGAGCGAGAAGGTGGCAGAGGTGCACCGCAGCTGCATGGATGACAGGATGACCAAACTAAACACTTTGGAGAAGCTGACCAACATTGAGAAGCGGCTGTCTTTACTACTGCAGAGCCTTGAGAGCATCCCTGAAGAAAAACTGGAGTTAATGAAGAAGATCAAGGACAGCGAGAGGAGGACCAG GGAGCGTGAAGACAAGctgagagagcagagagaaaaacagaaagaaaggatGAGGAGGTACTCGGAGAGATCGCTGGCTGACTCCAAGAAAATC AGTGGGAAAAAGCTCATGCCCAGATATATGCCTGTTACCCAGAGAGTCAAAGTCAGCAACATGGACAGCATCCCAGCTCAAGATGAGATTCACGAACACCTCTTTGGCCCTGAGAACACggactga